A window of the Microvirga terrae genome harbors these coding sequences:
- a CDS encoding lysylphosphatidylglycerol synthase domain-containing protein, with protein MSSRPAPPPEMSSAEALHPKERRSRRFAWIGMAASIILFGASLVVLWHIVSEIDVNELKAAFTAASPRQIGLAVLLTAVSYSLLTCYDAIALRQLKLQIRYRTTALASFTSYAVSFTLGFPLLTAGTVRYWIYSPKGVSPGRVASLTVIAGVTFWLGMALVLAWSLISKADELASLVYTHIWMNQLVGLGAAIFVVGYMIWVSIKRRAVKIQGWKLELPGFRLSLAQILIGAGDVCAGAGVLFVLLPGGHNLSFETFLAVYIFAVMLGVASHAPGGLGVFEATILLALSNYPREPVLGALLLYRLCYYLVPFVIALAILGAYEIRNRIRSARLAFKPDENEISGDVELGGR; from the coding sequence ATGAGCTCCCGTCCGGCGCCGCCGCCGGAGATGTCCTCTGCCGAAGCCCTTCATCCGAAGGAGCGCCGTTCCCGCCGGTTCGCCTGGATCGGGATGGCAGCGAGCATCATTCTGTTCGGCGCCTCGCTGGTGGTTCTCTGGCATATCGTGTCAGAAATCGACGTCAATGAACTGAAGGCGGCCTTCACGGCGGCCAGCCCGCGCCAGATCGGCCTCGCCGTCCTCCTGACCGCCGTCAGCTACAGTCTTCTGACCTGCTACGATGCCATCGCCCTGCGGCAGCTCAAGCTGCAGATCCGCTATCGCACAACGGCGCTCGCCTCCTTCACCAGCTATGCGGTGAGCTTCACGCTGGGGTTCCCCCTGCTGACGGCCGGCACGGTCCGCTACTGGATCTACTCGCCGAAGGGGGTGAGCCCGGGGCGGGTGGCGAGCCTCACGGTGATCGCCGGCGTGACCTTCTGGCTCGGCATGGCCCTGGTCCTGGCCTGGAGCCTGATCAGCAAGGCCGATGAACTGGCGAGCCTCGTCTACACCCACATCTGGATGAACCAGCTGGTGGGCCTTGGCGCCGCCATATTCGTCGTCGGTTACATGATCTGGGTTTCGATCAAGCGGCGCGCCGTGAAGATCCAGGGCTGGAAGCTGGAGCTGCCGGGATTTCGCCTGTCGCTGGCCCAGATCCTGATCGGCGCGGGGGATGTCTGCGCCGGCGCCGGAGTTCTCTTCGTGCTCCTGCCCGGGGGACACAATCTGAGCTTCGAGACCTTCCTGGCGGTCTATATCTTTGCCGTCATGCTCGGCGTGGCCAGCCATGCGCCGGGCGGCCTCGGGGTCTTCGAGGCCACCATTCTGCTGGCCCTCTCGAACTATCCCCGTGAGCCGGTCCTGGGCGCGCTGCTCCTCTACCGCCTGTGCTATTACCTCGTCCCCTTCGTGATCGCCCTGGCGATCCTGGGCGCCTATGAGATCCGCAACCGCATCCGGTCGGCCCGCCTGGCCTTCAAACCGGACGAGAACGAGATCTCCGGCGACGTCGAGCTTGGCGGGAGATGA
- the pstS gene encoding phosphate ABC transporter substrate-binding protein PstS: protein MKIMSYAIAAGLAVASLTTTASAADITGAGATFPFPIYAKWAEAYNKETGNRMNYQSIGSSGGIRQIRAKTVDFGATDAPLKGEDLQKDGFVQFPAVMGGVVAVYNVQGAGQLKLTGEVLADIFNGKISKWNDAKIAQVNQGVNLPNAAITPVYRSDGSGTTSVFTTYLSQVSEGWKSGPGAGSSVQWPVGQGGKGNEGVAALVKQVPNSIGYVEYAYAKQNSIPFAQLQNKNGKFVAPEAKTFQAAAANADWKSAPGYGISLTNQAGDEAWPITAPTFILVPKTPEKPEQVAEALKFFDWSFKNGDQMAIELDYVPLPSQLKDQVRATWASEIKNASGQPVFKQ from the coding sequence GTGAAGATTATGTCCTACGCCATTGCGGCCGGCCTTGCCGTCGCGAGCCTTACGACCACGGCATCTGCGGCCGACATCACGGGCGCGGGCGCGACCTTCCCGTTCCCGATCTATGCCAAGTGGGCCGAGGCCTACAACAAGGAAACCGGGAACCGGATGAACTACCAGTCCATCGGGTCCAGCGGCGGCATCCGTCAGATCCGGGCCAAGACGGTCGATTTCGGCGCGACCGATGCTCCGCTGAAGGGCGAGGATCTGCAGAAGGACGGCTTCGTGCAGTTCCCGGCTGTCATGGGCGGCGTGGTGGCCGTCTACAACGTCCAGGGCGCCGGCCAACTCAAGCTGACGGGCGAGGTGCTGGCCGACATCTTCAACGGCAAGATCTCCAAGTGGAACGACGCCAAGATCGCCCAGGTCAATCAGGGCGTGAACCTTCCCAACGCGGCGATCACGCCGGTCTACCGCTCCGACGGATCGGGCACCACCAGCGTGTTCACCACCTACCTGTCGCAGGTCTCGGAAGGCTGGAAGAGCGGCCCGGGCGCCGGTTCCTCCGTGCAGTGGCCGGTCGGTCAGGGCGGCAAGGGCAATGAGGGCGTGGCGGCTCTCGTGAAGCAGGTGCCGAACTCGATCGGCTATGTCGAATACGCCTATGCCAAGCAGAACAGCATCCCGTTCGCGCAGCTTCAGAACAAGAACGGCAAGTTCGTGGCGCCGGAAGCCAAGACCTTCCAGGCTGCCGCCGCCAACGCCGATTGGAAGTCGGCCCCCGGCTACGGCATCTCGCTGACGAACCAGGCCGGCGACGAGGCTTGGCCCATCACGGCGCCGACCTTCATCCTCGTGCCCAAGACCCCCGAGAAGCCCGAGCAGGTGGCGGAGGCCTTGAAGTTCTTCGACTGGTCCTTCAAGAACGGCGACCAGATGGCTATCGAGCTCGACTACGTGCCGCTCCCGAGCCAGCTGAAGGATCAGGTTCGCGCCACCTGGGCGAGCGAGATCAAGAACGCGTCGGGCCAGCCCGTCTTCAAGCAGTAA
- the cobU gene encoding bifunctional adenosylcobinamide kinase/adenosylcobinamide-phosphate guanylyltransferase, producing MTIHRRVLILGGARSGKSRTALQLAESTSPERDYIATAQAFDDEMRERIDRHRAERDRSWQTIDAPLDLVEAVQARAAPRHAVLVDCLTLWLSNIMLAGRDPSREADRLVQTVRDARGPLILVSNEVGHGIVPSTPLGRSFRDEQGRLNQRVAEVCDAVIFVAAGQPILLKPAPPLRLHLE from the coding sequence ATGACCATTCACCGCCGCGTCCTGATACTGGGCGGAGCACGCTCGGGGAAAAGCCGCACTGCGCTGCAGCTGGCTGAGAGCACATCGCCTGAGCGAGACTATATCGCGACGGCTCAGGCTTTCGACGACGAGATGCGCGAGCGCATCGATCGGCATCGCGCCGAGCGCGACCGATCCTGGCAGACGATCGACGCGCCCCTGGATCTCGTTGAGGCCGTTCAGGCACGGGCCGCCCCCAGACACGCCGTGCTGGTCGATTGCCTGACGCTGTGGCTCTCGAACATCATGCTGGCGGGGCGCGATCCGTCCCGGGAGGCCGATCGGCTCGTTCAGACTGTCCGGGACGCCCGGGGTCCCCTCATCCTGGTCTCGAACGAGGTCGGCCACGGTATCGTCCCGTCGACCCCTCTTGGACGCTCGTTCCGGGACGAGCAGGGCCGCCTCAATCAAAGGGTCGCTGAGGTCTGCGATGCCGTGATCTTTGTCGCGGCTGGCCAACCAATCCTGCTCAAACCCGCCCCTCCCCTGCGGCTGCACCTGGAATAG
- a CDS encoding ABC transporter substrate-binding protein, with product MLLLPFLTTFIPGDTQAHARPERIASLNLCTDQLLLALADRSQIASLSRLARDPSIAFLADQAGAVPLNDGSAESIIVERPDLVLTGTYGQREQVALLSRQGIDVLSLGPWENLADGRSQIRTLARRLGQPERGEALIALIDAALERARGTVPEGQSILSLERGGWVTSPRSPLGEILVRMGFKLHQEALGLVEGGVARLERIVTTPPAFMLLDAATDQAVDNGTALLLHPALAEAVPPSRRLVLPGKLTICGGPSTPAAIDHLGAEARAKVR from the coding sequence TTGCTCCTTCTGCCGTTCCTGACGACATTCATTCCCGGAGACACGCAGGCTCACGCGCGGCCTGAAAGGATCGCGTCTCTCAATCTCTGTACGGATCAGCTGCTGCTCGCGCTGGCGGATCGCAGCCAGATCGCCTCGTTAAGCCGGCTCGCGCGGGATCCGTCCATTGCCTTTCTGGCCGATCAGGCTGGCGCGGTTCCCCTGAATGACGGCAGTGCCGAATCCATCATCGTCGAGCGGCCGGATCTCGTGCTGACGGGCACCTACGGCCAGCGGGAGCAGGTCGCGCTTCTGTCACGGCAAGGGATAGACGTGCTGTCGCTGGGACCCTGGGAGAACCTCGCGGATGGACGCAGCCAGATCCGCACATTGGCCCGTCGGCTCGGTCAACCGGAGCGCGGGGAGGCTCTGATCGCCCTGATCGATGCCGCTCTGGAGCGGGCGCGCGGAACCGTGCCTGAGGGACAGAGCATCCTGTCCCTGGAACGGGGCGGTTGGGTCACGTCACCCCGTTCGCCCCTCGGCGAGATTCTGGTCCGCATGGGCTTCAAGCTTCACCAGGAGGCTCTGGGGCTGGTCGAAGGAGGAGTGGCGCGCCTCGAGAGGATCGTCACGACGCCACCGGCCTTCATGCTTCTCGATGCGGCTACGGACCAGGCGGTCGACAACGGGACGGCGCTGCTCCTTCACCCGGCCCTTGCCGAGGCCGTGCCCCCGAGCCGACGTTTGGTGCTTCCCGGCAAGCTGACGATCTGCGGCGGGCCCTCGACACCCGCGGCCATCGATCATCTGGGAGCCGAGGCCCGGGCGAAGGTGCGCTGA
- a CDS encoding PAS domain-containing protein: protein MDFKETETQFAVLAESLPQLVWSSRPDGSVDYVNRRWREFTGLPGEHFLGSGWEIAIHPDDLPQVREHWQRSLETGQAYEWEYRVRTAAGGYEWFLSRAIPIQDLSGKITRWFGTSTNINAQKTAEEAVRMLENQYRIALEAADLGTWQIDLDKNLITWDEGSCALYHLPHNGLYSLTLEEAWAMIHPEDVEGVRARIAAAASAGADGKYDSQYRAILPDGKLRWFRSHGQALYTEEGGTHRAVSLYGVVSDITERHALEEAQKLLTRELNHRVKNLFAIANGMVSMTARTAKDPKDMANALRGRLSALSRAHELVQPVAGGETGQGPDVELGRLIEAVLEPYRQSGQNRIATEGPRVLVGSNTTTSLALVLHELATNAAKYGCLSCAEGDLAIHWTLQGDDVDLLWTESGGPTIESPPTFEGFGTQLSQRSITGQLGGTLDREWRPEGLRVHMILPVSRLSA, encoded by the coding sequence GTGGATTTCAAGGAAACAGAAACGCAATTTGCTGTTCTGGCGGAGTCTCTGCCTCAACTCGTCTGGTCATCCCGTCCCGATGGATCTGTCGATTACGTGAATCGCCGGTGGCGCGAGTTCACGGGACTTCCAGGCGAGCATTTCCTCGGATCCGGTTGGGAGATTGCCATTCATCCCGACGATCTTCCTCAGGTCCGGGAACATTGGCAACGATCCCTTGAGACCGGACAGGCCTATGAATGGGAGTACCGGGTCCGAACCGCTGCAGGCGGGTACGAATGGTTTCTCAGCCGAGCCATCCCGATCCAGGATCTGTCCGGAAAGATCACCCGATGGTTCGGCACGAGCACGAATATCAATGCGCAGAAGACCGCCGAGGAAGCCGTGCGCATGCTCGAGAACCAGTACAGGATCGCCCTCGAGGCCGCCGATCTCGGGACCTGGCAGATCGACCTGGACAAGAACCTGATCACCTGGGACGAGGGCTCGTGCGCCCTCTACCATCTTCCTCATAACGGATTGTACAGCCTCACTCTCGAAGAGGCCTGGGCCATGATCCATCCCGAGGACGTGGAGGGGGTCAGGGCCAGGATTGCTGCGGCCGCCTCTGCCGGAGCCGACGGCAAGTATGACAGCCAGTACCGGGCTATCCTGCCTGATGGGAAACTCCGCTGGTTCCGCTCGCACGGACAGGCGCTCTACACCGAAGAGGGCGGGACCCATCGCGCAGTGAGCCTGTATGGCGTCGTCAGCGACATCACCGAGCGACATGCTCTGGAAGAGGCCCAGAAGCTTCTGACACGCGAGCTCAACCATCGTGTGAAGAACCTGTTCGCGATTGCGAACGGCATGGTTTCGATGACCGCCCGCACGGCTAAGGACCCCAAGGACATGGCCAATGCCCTGCGCGGGCGTCTGAGCGCTCTCTCGCGGGCGCACGAACTGGTGCAGCCCGTCGCGGGAGGAGAGACAGGGCAAGGTCCCGACGTGGAACTTGGCCGGCTGATCGAGGCTGTTCTCGAACCCTACCGGCAGTCCGGCCAGAACAGGATCGCCACCGAAGGCCCGCGCGTGCTCGTGGGGTCCAACACGACGACGAGCCTCGCGCTCGTCCTGCATGAGCTGGCGACCAATGCCGCCAAATACGGCTGTCTCTCATGCGCAGAGGGGGACCTCGCCATCCACTGGACCCTTCAGGGAGACGACGTCGACCTCCTGTGGACCGAGAGCGGTGGCCCGACCATCGAGAGCCCCCCGACCTTCGAGGGTTTCGGCACGCAACTGTCCCAGAGAAGCATCACCGGACAACTGGGCGGCACTCTCGACCGCGAATGGCGGCCGGAAGGCTTGCGCGTCCACATGATCCTGCCAGTCAGCCGGTTGAGCGCCTGA
- a CDS encoding ATP-binding protein: MTDPDDLTPDALRQSATPIRDAALRGAVVACFVLVAVALVRGYGDGWLLVWAGVAILTGFLVASPKRPLGTAVRSQTKASPRSSVAEAVLAQIPDPVILVNQRALVIEANRAAYDLLAGLKTGHPLSFALRSPDVLDGIQEVLETGEPLKVEYSERIPTERTFEVHIGPLQADVSDAEVQAGVVLFFRDLTSARRLEAMRADFVANASHELRTPLASLLGFIETLQGPAREDVRARERFLDIMKGQAQRMKRLIDDLLSLSRIEMRAHLSPTQTVDLATIASQMVETLSPLARERGMVIKASLPNRPALVLGDRDELLRIAENLIENAVKYGESGGRVDVEVARIDGPVPQIAFSVQDYGPGIAPEHLPRLTERFYRVDVVQSRDKGGTGLGLAIVKHIVNRHRGQLAIASEPGQGARFTATFPEAGPRQ; encoded by the coding sequence ATGACCGATCCTGACGACCTCACGCCGGACGCCCTCCGGCAGAGCGCCACTCCGATCCGGGACGCTGCCCTGCGCGGCGCGGTCGTCGCCTGCTTCGTGCTGGTCGCCGTGGCGCTGGTGCGGGGCTATGGGGACGGGTGGCTTCTGGTCTGGGCCGGAGTGGCGATCCTCACCGGTTTCCTCGTGGCGAGCCCCAAGCGCCCGCTCGGAACGGCCGTCAGGTCGCAGACGAAGGCGTCCCCGCGCTCGAGCGTCGCCGAGGCGGTTCTGGCGCAGATCCCTGATCCGGTCATCCTGGTGAACCAGCGGGCGCTGGTGATCGAGGCCAACAGGGCCGCCTACGACCTCCTGGCGGGCCTCAAGACGGGTCACCCCCTGTCCTTCGCCCTGCGCAGCCCGGACGTGCTCGACGGCATCCAGGAGGTGCTGGAGACCGGCGAACCCCTCAAGGTCGAGTATTCGGAGCGGATCCCGACGGAACGGACCTTCGAGGTGCATATCGGCCCCCTGCAGGCGGACGTCTCGGATGCGGAGGTCCAGGCCGGTGTCGTCCTGTTCTTCCGCGATCTCACCTCGGCCCGGCGCCTCGAGGCGATGCGGGCCGATTTCGTGGCCAATGCGAGCCACGAGCTGCGCACGCCCCTGGCTTCGCTTCTCGGCTTCATCGAGACCCTCCAGGGACCCGCCCGCGAGGACGTGAGGGCGAGGGAGCGTTTCCTCGATATCATGAAGGGGCAGGCGCAGCGCATGAAGCGCCTGATCGACGATCTCCTGTCCCTGTCGCGGATCGAGATGCGCGCCCACCTGTCACCCACCCAGACGGTCGATCTCGCCACGATCGCCTCTCAGATGGTGGAAACCCTCTCGCCGCTGGCCCGGGAGAGGGGGATGGTCATCAAGGCCTCGCTGCCCAACCGTCCGGCGCTGGTCCTCGGCGATCGGGACGAGCTGCTGCGCATCGCCGAGAACCTGATCGAGAACGCCGTGAAATACGGCGAGAGCGGTGGAAGGGTGGATGTCGAGGTCGCCCGCATCGACGGGCCGGTGCCGCAGATCGCCTTCTCGGTCCAGGATTATGGCCCCGGCATCGCCCCGGAGCACCTGCCGCGTCTGACCGAGCGGTTCTACCGGGTCGATGTCGTGCAGAGCCGGGACAAGGGCGGGACGGGCCTGGGTCTTGCCATCGTCAAGCATATCGTCAACCGCCACCGGGGGCAGCTGGCTATCGCCAGCGAGCCCGGGCAGGGCGCCCGGTTCACGGCGACCTTTCCGGAGGCCGGCCCGCGCCAATAG
- the pstC gene encoding phosphate ABC transporter permease subunit PstC, which produces MTALSQERLVTRADAPARRSSQSGFDRIFRLASLGSALLVLIVLLGIIGAMIYGGLPAFREFGFGFITSSVWNVNEDQYGAWVAIVGTLSTALIALVIGVPLSLGIAIFLTQLCPPWLKRPVATTIELLAAVPSIIYGMWGLFVFAPLFANYVQIPVSNIVEGMPIVGTILYARTPSGVGILTAGIILAIMIIPFIASIARDILDQIPSVLRESAYGIGCTTWEVVRNVLLPQAGVSIIGAVMLGLGRALGETMAVTFVVGNANRLSGSVFDPGSTIASRIANEFNEAIGLQLNALMALGCILFLVTFTVLVLARLLVARVKVG; this is translated from the coding sequence ATGACAGCTCTCTCGCAAGAACGTCTCGTGACGCGCGCGGATGCTCCCGCCCGCCGATCCTCCCAATCGGGCTTCGACCGGATCTTTCGGCTCGCAAGCCTCGGATCGGCCCTCCTGGTGCTGATCGTGCTCCTGGGCATCATCGGTGCCATGATCTATGGAGGCCTGCCGGCCTTCCGCGAGTTCGGCTTCGGTTTCATCACGTCGAGCGTCTGGAACGTCAACGAGGACCAGTACGGTGCCTGGGTGGCCATCGTGGGCACCCTGTCGACGGCGCTGATCGCCCTCGTGATCGGCGTTCCCCTGTCGCTCGGCATCGCGATCTTCCTGACGCAGCTTTGCCCGCCTTGGCTCAAGCGTCCGGTGGCGACCACCATCGAGCTGCTCGCGGCGGTGCCCAGCATCATCTACGGCATGTGGGGCCTCTTCGTCTTCGCGCCTCTCTTCGCGAACTATGTGCAGATCCCCGTGTCGAACATCGTCGAGGGCATGCCCATCGTGGGCACCATTCTTTATGCGCGCACGCCCTCCGGCGTCGGCATCCTGACGGCCGGCATCATCCTGGCGATCATGATCATCCCGTTCATCGCGTCGATCGCGCGCGACATTCTCGATCAGATCCCATCCGTGCTGCGCGAGAGCGCCTACGGCATCGGCTGCACCACCTGGGAGGTGGTGCGCAACGTGCTGCTGCCGCAGGCGGGCGTCAGCATCATCGGAGCGGTCATGCTCGGACTCGGCCGCGCGCTCGGCGAGACGATGGCCGTCACCTTCGTGGTCGGCAATGCCAACCGGCTGTCGGGCTCGGTCTTCGATCCCGGATCCACCATCGCGTCTCGCATCGCCAACGAGTTCAACGAGGCCATCGGCCTCCAGCTCAACGCCCTGATGGCGCTGGGCTGCATCCTGTTCCTGGTCACGTTCACCGTGCTCGTGCTCGCCCGCCTGTTGGTGGCGCGCGTGAAGGTCGGGTAG